From the Lysobacter sp. FW306-1B-D06B genome, one window contains:
- a CDS encoding PLP-dependent aminotransferase family protein: MLARELEQQIAAGVLRPGDRLPSVRQTCASRGLSPSTVFQAYYLLESRGLVRSVPRSGYFVAARPGGVPLPEPQTSEPQFGSQPVEVNDLIYACLGTARARDIVPLGSAFPSPDLFPLDRLRRALISSTRRLKPWNMVDDLPPGNLRLKREIAKRYLCQGFAVTIDEIVLTHGAMEALNLCLNAVARPGDAVVVESPTFYMALQALQRLGLRAIEVPTHVREGIDLGRLSQVIELYRPKACWLMTTFQNPLGSLMPEAKKRDLVELLARHDVPLIEDDVYAELYEGKAAPLPAKAYDRRGLVLHCSSFSKCLAPGYRVGWAAPGRLAGEVERLKLMTSLSGSIPVQAALAEYLQEGGYDRHLGSLRSSLQAQRNSLFDAVTRHFPDGTRVVRPAGGYFVWVELPVGVDALALHRTALAHRISLAPGPMFSARAEFRHHIRLTCAQQWDGTLERATRTLARLVDDAPREGDHTPPTI, encoded by the coding sequence ATGCTCGCTCGAGAACTCGAGCAGCAGATCGCTGCCGGGGTGCTGCGACCGGGGGATCGCTTGCCATCCGTGCGCCAGACCTGTGCTAGTCGTGGCTTGAGCCCGAGCACGGTGTTCCAGGCCTACTATCTGCTCGAGTCCCGCGGTCTTGTCCGCTCCGTACCACGCTCGGGGTACTTCGTCGCCGCACGCCCCGGCGGCGTGCCGCTCCCCGAGCCGCAAACCTCGGAGCCCCAGTTCGGATCGCAGCCCGTCGAAGTCAACGACCTGATCTACGCCTGTCTCGGCACGGCGCGTGCTCGCGACATCGTGCCGTTAGGTTCTGCGTTTCCGAGCCCGGACTTGTTTCCACTCGATCGACTGCGTCGTGCGCTGATATCGAGCACACGACGTCTCAAACCCTGGAACATGGTCGATGATCTGCCGCCGGGCAACTTGCGACTTAAGCGCGAGATTGCCAAGCGCTACTTGTGTCAGGGGTTTGCCGTGACCATTGACGAGATCGTGCTGACCCACGGTGCGATGGAGGCGCTGAACCTTTGCCTCAACGCGGTGGCGCGGCCGGGTGATGCAGTGGTGGTAGAGTCCCCGACCTTCTACATGGCGCTGCAGGCGCTGCAGCGCCTGGGTCTGCGCGCCATCGAGGTGCCGACACATGTGCGCGAGGGCATCGATCTCGGACGCCTGTCTCAGGTGATCGAACTCTATCGCCCGAAGGCCTGCTGGCTTATGACGACCTTCCAGAACCCGCTCGGCAGCCTGATGCCCGAGGCGAAGAAGCGCGACCTTGTCGAACTGCTTGCCCGCCACGACGTGCCGCTGATCGAAGACGACGTGTACGCCGAACTCTACGAAGGCAAGGCGGCGCCGCTGCCAGCCAAGGCTTACGATCGCCGTGGTCTGGTGCTGCACTGCTCGTCGTTCTCGAAGTGCCTGGCGCCGGGCTACCGCGTCGGCTGGGCCGCGCCCGGCCGGCTGGCGGGCGAAGTCGAACGGCTGAAGCTGATGACGAGCTTGTCTGGGTCGATCCCGGTGCAGGCGGCACTGGCCGAATACCTGCAGGAGGGCGGCTACGACCGCCATCTGGGCAGCTTGCGCTCGTCTCTGCAGGCGCAGCGCAACAGCCTGTTCGATGCCGTGACCCGGCACTTCCCGGACGGAACGCGGGTAGTTCGGCCGGCCGGCGGGTACTTCGTCTGGGTCGAACTGCCTGTGGGGGTCGACGCGCTGGCATTGCATCGTACCGCGCTGGCACACCGCATCAGCCTGGCTCCGGGGCCGATGTTCTCGGCGAGGGCGGAGTTCCGGCACCACATCCGTCTGACCTGTGCCCAGCAATGGGACGGGACGCTCGAACGCGCAACGCGCACGTTGGCGCGGCTGGTCGACGACGCACCACGCGAAGGCGACCATACGCCACCGACGATCTGA